The Streptomyces sp. NBC_00569 genomic sequence GCGGAGTCCAGGAGTTCGGCTGCGGTCAGACGCTGCGGAATCATGGCTCGACCACCACCAGCGCGTACCGTACGGGTTCCGGGCCCGGGCAGTGGAAGCGGGTGGGGCCCCACAGGCGAAAGCGCACGCAGTCGCCGGCGCGCAGCGTGTGTTCGCTGTCCCGGACGGTGATGTTCAGGGTTCCTTCGAGGACCCAGATGTGCTGTTCGATGCCGGGCACGGGTGGTCTGTCGTAGGCGAGGTCGGCGTCCGCTTCGAGGCGGCCCTCGACGACCTCGGCGCGCAGTCCTGCCTGCGGGGGCGACACCGAGCGGCGTACGAATCCGGATGCCGCGTCGGTCCACACCGTCTGCTCGTCGGCGCGCACCACCTGGGCCGGCGCGGCCTCCACCTCGCTGAGGAGCTGCGACATGGTCCTGCCGTGGACCGCGCAGAGCCGGTTCAGGAGCGAGGCGGTGGGGCTGATCTCGCCGCGTTCGGCCCGCGACAGGGTGGAGCGGCTGACCCCGCTGCGGTCCGCGAGCTCGCCCAGGGACCAGCCGCGCTCGGCGCGCAGCGCGGAGAGTCGGGCTGCCAGGCGGGCGTCGATCGGGTCACCCTCGTCGTCCTGTTTCATATCCGGCACGATATCTCAGATATGAAACAGGACGAAGGTGAGGTGAGCCGACAGGGGACGAGCAGTCGCCGAGTCCTCAGTCGTGCGCCGAGACCGCCCCCAGGAGCTCGCGGATGCGGCCCGTCGCCGTGCGGAACTCGGGGGTCGCGAGCGTCGCCGCGTAGTCCCGCTCGGCGGGCAGGCCGACGTCGATGATCTCGGTGACGGTGCCGGGGCGCGGGCTCATGACGACGACGCGGTCCGCGAGGTAGACGGCCTCCGCGATGGAGTGGGTCACCAGGAGGACGGTGGTCCGGGTCTGCCGCCAGATGCGGTTCATCTCCACGTTGAGCTGCTCGCGTGTGAGCGCGTCGAGGGCGCCGAACGGCTCGTCCATGAGCAGGACGGGCGGTTCGTGCAGCAGGGCCCGGCACAGGGCGACCCGCTGCTGCATACCGCCCGACAGCTCGTGCGGATAGGCGTCCTCGAAGCCGGTGAGCCCGGTCATCCGGATCAGTTCGTCGGCACGCGCGCGTGCCACTTCGGTGGGCATGCCGCGCATCTCCGCCTGGAGCAGGATGTTGCGGCGCGCCGAGCGCCACTCCAGGAGGGCCGCGCGCTGGAAGACGTACCCGATGTCGTGGCGCGGGCCGCGCACTCGCTCGCCGTAGAGGCTGACCTCGCCGGACGAGGGTGTGAGGAGCCCCGCGACGAGCTTGAGGAGCGTGGACTTTCCGCAGCCGGACGGTCCGACGATGGCGACGAACTCGCCGGCTGCGACGTCGAGCGAGACGTCGGTGAGCGCGGTGACGTCCTTCTTCTTCGTGCGGAAGCGGACGTCGACGTCCGCCGCGCGCACGGCGGCCCCGACGTGTGCGCTCGTTCCGTCGGCCTTCTTCAGTGTGGCGTCCTTCGGCATGGTGCAGCTCTCCTTGTGGGCTGTACGGGACGGGTGCTCAGCCCTTGATCCCGTTGGCCGAATCCCAGTAGTCCGCCACCGGCTTCGGGCTCTTGACCATGCCTGCCTGGGCGAAGACGTCGATGGTCTGCTGCCAGTCGGCCTCGGTGTTGGCGCCGGGCGCCTTGCCCTGGGTCGCGTCCGTGTGCAGGAGGGTCAGGGTCGTCTTGAACTGCTCGGACAGCACGGTCTCCGGCGGGAGTTGCTCGGAGGCGCCCTTCATGGAGGCGACGGCGGGCTCGGGGCTCTTCTCGGCGGCGGCCCAGGACTCGCTGACGGCCTCGACCATGCGCTTGGCCAGATCGCCCTTGCCCTGGAGGGTCTTGGGGCCGGCGATGAGGCCGTTGGAGTAGAAGTTCAGGCCGTGTTCGGAGAAGCGGAGGTACGAGACGTCCTTCTTCGCCTTGTCCTGCATGGTGGGGCCCTGGTCGCTCGCGTAGCCGAGGAGGGCGTCGGTCTTGCCCGAGATGACGGCGGCGATCTTGCCGGCGGGGTCGGTGTTCTGGACCTTGACGTCCGACTCGGCGAGGCCGTTCTTCTTGAGGAAGATGGGGAACGTCTTGGACAGCGCGTCGCCCGCCGTCCCCGCGATGGTCTTGCCCTTGAGATCCGCCGGGGACTTGATGTTCTGGCTCGCGAACGACTGCACCGAGGCGGGCGTCGTCTGGAGGAAGACTCCCAGGCTCTTCACGTTGACACCCTGGTCCACGCCCGCGAGCACGGCGGGGGTGTCGGCCCAGCCGAAGTCGGTCTGGCCCGCGCCCGTGGCCTGCACGGTCTTCTGCGAGCCCTGTCCCGCGCGGATGTCCAGGTCGATGCCGTGCTTCTCGAAGATCTTCTGCTTCTTGCCGTAGTAGAACGGCGCGTGTTCGCCGTACGGGTACCAGTTGAGCGTGAGGGTGACCTTGTCGAGCTTCTTGCCGGAGTCACTGGTCGACGTGGAGCCGGAGTCGTCGCCGCAGGCCGTCACCGTGAGGGCGACGAGCGTCAGGGGGACGAGACCGGTCAGGAGTCTGCGCGCATGCATGGGGCGGCCCTTCTCACGGCGGTCGGTGGGTGGTCCGGGGCGGTTCCCGGGAATGCCGGCGTTCAGTACGCCGTGGTCGCCGCGACGTCGCGGCGGCTCGCGTGCCACGGCAGGAGCAGCTTCTCGGCGATCTCGACGAGGACGAAGAGCACGACACCGATCAAGGACATGACGAGCAGTCCCGCGAAGAGCATCGGGGTGTCGAGGTTGCCGTTGGCCTGGAGGATGACGTAGCCCAGCCCCTCGTTCGCGCCCACGAACTCACCGACGACGGCGCCGGTGACGGCGAGCGTGACGGCGACCTTGAGGCCGGAGAACAGGTGCGGCAGGGAGGCCGGGAAGCGGATCTTGCGGAAGGTCTGCCAGGGACTCGCGCCCATCGTCGCGGAGAGCTGGAGCATCTCCGGGTCGACGGCCTTGAGTCCGGTCACCATCGAGATGACGACGGGGAAGAACGCGATGAGGACGGCGATGAGGATCTTGGGTGCGATGCCGAAGCCGAGCCAGACCACGAACAGCGGCGCGATCGCGATCTTCGGGACGACCTGGGCGAAGAGCAGGATCGGATAGAGGGTCTTCTCGACGGTCGACGAGTAGACCATGATCACGGCGGAGAAGATGCCCACGCCGACGGCGATCACGAAGCCGAGCAGCGTCTCGTACGTGGTCACCCAGGTGTGCTGCCAGAGGTAGTCCGGCTTGTCGAGGATGACGTCGAGGGTCCGGCCCGGCGACGGCACCAGGTACGGCTCGACCAGCTCCGCCGCGGCGATCACCCACCAGGCGACGAAACAGACGACGAGCAGCGCGACGGGGCGCCAGCTCCGCTCGGCCACGTCCGCGGCGCGCCGGCGCAGGCCGGGCGCCTGACGGTCGGCAACTCCCGCCGTCTTGGCGGGGGTTGCGGGCAGTGTGCTCTGACTCACGATGAACTCCTACGAATCGGGAGGCAGTTGAGGAGAGCTGAGGTATCAGAGTTCGCGAGGTAACGGAACAACAGGTGGAACGGCAACGAAGGGGAGAAATCGCTTTCAGAAAGCGCTTTCTGGTAAGATGTCAGCCACGCTAATGACTCGTGGAGCACAGGGTCAATAGGCCGTTCCGAAGTTTCCTGCGACCGGTGCCGCGACCGGAATCCGAGGGGGCAGATTGACGTCCTCCCCCGCTGAAGCAGGGGGATTCCTAGCTCACTTTGCCTGGCACCTAGCAGGTGGCAGGGCTTACAAGATCAGCACTAGCCGGGTTGAGACCAGCCCGGACGAGCATCACGCGGGCGGAGTTCTTGTCCCTGGGGGACACGGTTCCGCACGCGGTGCACGTATACGTTCTCTCGGAGAGAGGCAGGCGATGCTTGGCTCTCGCATCGCAGTGCGCACAATCCATGGTGGTGTGCGCGGGGTTGACGAGGTGCACGGTGCGGCCGTGTTTACGGGCCATCTCGACCAGGGCGCTCTTGGTCGCGCCGATCGCAGCGTCAGCGGCCTTGCGGGCCATCGTCGACTTCGCCAGGAACTTCGGGCGGAAGTCCTCTACCGCCAAGGCGTCATGGTCGCGGACCACACGCTTGGCCCACTTGCGGGCGGTGTCCTGACGCTGCCGGGCCACCTTCTTGTGCAGCTTCGCCGCCTGCTTCTTGGCGCCCCTGTAGCCGTTCGAACCGGGCTGGCCCTTCTTCGGCTTCCTGCGGGCCATCATCCGCTGGTACCGGGCCAGGCGCTGCGCGGCCTTGTGGCCATGCTCGGGATGGGGAAGGTCGTAGTCGTCGGATGTGGTGGTCGCGGTCTCCTTCACACCCCAGTCGATGCCGATCACGCAGCCGGTTTCGACAAGCGCCTGGGTGCTGGTGGCGACAACGAACGAGGCGTACCAGTGGCCGAGGCTGTCGCGGTAGACGCGCACGCTGGACGGCGGCTTGGGCAGCTCACGCGACCACACGACCGTCGCCGCGATGCCGCCGGCGAGATGCAGACGGCCGTCTTTCACCCGGAAACCGCGCTGGGTGTAGTTCAGGCTCGGGTCGACCTGATGCTTCTTCTTGTACTTCGGCATACCGGCCCGCTGCCGTATCGGCAGCCGGGCCTTGATGTCTTTCAGTGCCTTCGCGCGGGACTTCGCGAAGTCCCGTATCAACTGCTGCTGCACAACGCTGGAGCCCTCACGCAGCCACGCGTTCGCGGTGCGGGCCGCGGTCAGCATCTTGTCGAGCTGCGCCGGGCCACACGTTGTCTTCTCGCCGGTGGCCTTGTTGTGCAGATGCACGGCCTTCGACTTGGCCACCGACTCGTTCCACACCCAGCGACAGCGCGCCCACTCCGCTTCCAGCGCGCGGACCGCCGTGGACGACAGGCGCAGCCGGAAAGTGTAGCGAGCGTGCCCGCCACCTGCCGTCAACGCTCCGGTCGTCATGAAGCACAACCTATCTGGGAGGACTGACAGTTGAGAACAACTGATCTCGCCGGGGTTCCTCATCATCACGCGCGTTGGACGCCGGATCGCCCTGACGGCAATCCGGCCTTCTCTGCCCTGCTCCCCAGGAGTCCGATACCTCCGCGGCCCAAAGGCCGGCGCATCCTCGGAGGAATCCGGTGAGCGAACCGCACCGGCACCCGCAACCACCGCACGTGACCCTCGACGCGGTGGCCCGCACGGCGGGGGTCTCCCCCGCGACGGCGTCCCGCGCCCTGAACGGAACCACCCGCGTCCGCGACGACCTGCTGCGCCGGGTCCGCGCAGCGGCCGACGAACTCGGCTACATCCCGAACGCGCACGCACAGGCCCTCGCCAGCGCCTCCAACAACACCGTCGGCGTCATCTGCCACGACGTGGGCGACCCGTACTTCGCCGCGATCGCCAGCGGAATCATGGCGCGGGCCGCCGAGGCCGGGCTGCTGGTGATGCTGTCCAGCACGTTCCGCGCGCCCGAGCGCGAGATCGCGTACATCTCCATGCTGCGGGCGCAGCGGGCCCGCGCGATCCTGCTCATCGGCTCCGGCTTCCAGGACCCCGCGTGGGAGCGTTCGCTGGAGTCCGAGATCGCCCCCTATCTGCGCGGCGGGGGCCGGGTCGCGGTCGTGAGCCGGCACCGCAGTCTGCGCGTCGACACCGTACTGCCGGAGAACCGGGCGGGGGCAGCGGCACTCGCCCGCGCCCTGCTCGGCCTCGGGCACCGGGAGTTCGGGGTGCTCGCCGGGCCCGCACGGCTGACGACCGTCGCCGACCGGCTGACCGGATTCCGCCAGGCGCTCGCCGAGGCAGGGGTGCCCCTCGCGGACGAACGGGTCGTCGAGGGGGCCTTCACGCGCGACGGCGGATACGCGGCGGCGAGCGAACTGCTGCGCCGCACTCCCCGGCCCACGTGCGTCTTCGCCGTCACCGACGTGATGGCAGTCGGGGCGCTCGCCGCGTTCCGCGACCACGGGCTGCGCGTCCCTCAGGACATCTCGCTGGCCGGCTTCGACGACATCCCGCTGGTGCGCGAACTGACCCCGCCCCTCACCACGGTGGCCCTCCCCCTGACCGGCATGGGCCGTGCCGCCCTCGACCTCGCGCTGCGCGAACCGAGGGGGCCGCGCTCACGGGTGGAGCGGATCGTGGGCGAGGTACGGATACGGGCGAGCACGGGGACGCCGGGGTGACCCCGTCGCTCCCGACTACTCCGCCGCTTCTCCCAGCGCTTCCAGGACCGGCCTGATCAGAGGGTGCTCCTCCGCTCCGCAGCGGACCGCCGCGAACACCCTGCGCGTCGGGGCCACCCCCTCGACCGGGCGGACGACCGCGTCGGACAGGTCCATGCCGCGCAGCGCCGAGCGTGGTACCAGGGCGACGCCCGCGCCCGCCGAGGCGAGGGCGACGACGGCGCGGAAGTCGTCCGAGGAGTGTTCCACCCGCGGCTGGAAACCGGCGTGCTCGCAGGCCAGGACCACCACGTCGTGGCACGGGTTG encodes the following:
- a CDS encoding helix-turn-helix domain-containing protein; translated protein: MKQDDEGDPIDARLAARLSALRAERGWSLGELADRSGVSRSTLSRAERGEISPTASLLNRLCAVHGRTMSQLLSEVEAAPAQVVRADEQTVWTDAASGFVRRSVSPPQAGLRAEVVEGRLEADADLAYDRPPVPGIEQHIWVLEGTLNITVRDSEHTLRAGDCVRFRLWGPTRFHCPGPEPVRYALVVVEP
- a CDS encoding ABC transporter ATP-binding protein is translated as MPKDATLKKADGTSAHVGAAVRAADVDVRFRTKKKDVTALTDVSLDVAAGEFVAIVGPSGCGKSTLLKLVAGLLTPSSGEVSLYGERVRGPRHDIGYVFQRAALLEWRSARRNILLQAEMRGMPTEVARARADELIRMTGLTGFEDAYPHELSGGMQQRVALCRALLHEPPVLLMDEPFGALDALTREQLNVEMNRIWRQTRTTVLLVTHSIAEAVYLADRVVVMSPRPGTVTEIIDVGLPAERDYAATLATPEFRTATGRIRELLGAVSAHD
- a CDS encoding ABC transporter substrate-binding protein, whose protein sequence is MHARRLLTGLVPLTLVALTVTACGDDSGSTSTSDSGKKLDKVTLTLNWYPYGEHAPFYYGKKQKIFEKHGIDLDIRAGQGSQKTVQATGAGQTDFGWADTPAVLAGVDQGVNVKSLGVFLQTTPASVQSFASQNIKSPADLKGKTIAGTAGDALSKTFPIFLKKNGLAESDVKVQNTDPAGKIAAVISGKTDALLGYASDQGPTMQDKAKKDVSYLRFSEHGLNFYSNGLIAGPKTLQGKGDLAKRMVEAVSESWAAAEKSPEPAVASMKGASEQLPPETVLSEQFKTTLTLLHTDATQGKAPGANTEADWQQTIDVFAQAGMVKSPKPVADYWDSANGIKG
- a CDS encoding ABC transporter permease, whose amino-acid sequence is MSQSTLPATPAKTAGVADRQAPGLRRRAADVAERSWRPVALLVVCFVAWWVIAAAELVEPYLVPSPGRTLDVILDKPDYLWQHTWVTTYETLLGFVIAVGVGIFSAVIMVYSSTVEKTLYPILLFAQVVPKIAIAPLFVVWLGFGIAPKILIAVLIAFFPVVISMVTGLKAVDPEMLQLSATMGASPWQTFRKIRFPASLPHLFSGLKVAVTLAVTGAVVGEFVGANEGLGYVILQANGNLDTPMLFAGLLVMSLIGVVLFVLVEIAEKLLLPWHASRRDVAATTAY
- a CDS encoding RNA-guided endonuclease InsQ/TnpB family protein, whose protein sequence is MTTGALTAGGGHARYTFRLRLSSTAVRALEAEWARCRWVWNESVAKSKAVHLHNKATGEKTTCGPAQLDKMLTAARTANAWLREGSSVVQQQLIRDFAKSRAKALKDIKARLPIRQRAGMPKYKKKHQVDPSLNYTQRGFRVKDGRLHLAGGIAATVVWSRELPKPPSSVRVYRDSLGHWYASFVVATSTQALVETGCVIGIDWGVKETATTTSDDYDLPHPEHGHKAAQRLARYQRMMARRKPKKGQPGSNGYRGAKKQAAKLHKKVARQRQDTARKWAKRVVRDHDALAVEDFRPKFLAKSTMARKAADAAIGATKSALVEMARKHGRTVHLVNPAHTTMDCAHCDARAKHRLPLSERTYTCTACGTVSPRDKNSARVMLVRAGLNPASADLVSPATC
- a CDS encoding LacI family DNA-binding transcriptional regulator → MTLDAVARTAGVSPATASRALNGTTRVRDDLLRRVRAAADELGYIPNAHAQALASASNNTVGVICHDVGDPYFAAIASGIMARAAEAGLLVMLSSTFRAPEREIAYISMLRAQRARAILLIGSGFQDPAWERSLESEIAPYLRGGGRVAVVSRHRSLRVDTVLPENRAGAAALARALLGLGHREFGVLAGPARLTTVADRLTGFRQALAEAGVPLADERVVEGAFTRDGGYAAASELLRRTPRPTCVFAVTDVMAVGALAAFRDHGLRVPQDISLAGFDDIPLVRELTPPLTTVALPLTGMGRAALDLALREPRGPRSRVERIVGEVRIRASTGTPG